One genomic segment of Sorex araneus isolate mSorAra2 chromosome X, mSorAra2.pri, whole genome shotgun sequence includes these proteins:
- the TEX37 gene encoding testis-expressed sequence 37 protein, whose protein sequence is MAQTPEKSRTQAGALEMKPTQYKPVKNALLDLTIYQSSYMTDFQPYGNYGYIRMEPGEKEKLDRQLREKELYRPVVSPIPKLSAGYTAFGRTHLTARNLGRPCFFLLPQAGPAQEAAQGEPEEEILEEDACRVAGTCPCMYPRSYGLSLARVRLDSPLYQVANLPCLLEPERQPAPHIGTGYFLMPGCLCAFHHKIKYPILSRWGPLLPFYQ, encoded by the exons ATGGCCCAGACACCTGAAAAGAGTAGGACACAGGCCGGGGCCCTGGAAATGAAACCGACCCAGTACAAACCAGTGAAAAAT GCTCTTTTGGATTTAACAATATACCAAAGCTCCTACATGACTGACTTTCAACCCTATGGGAACTACGGATACATTAGGATGGAGCCAGGCGAG AAGGAGAAGCTGGACCGCCAGCTCCGGGAGAAAGAGCTCTACAGGCCGGTGGTGAGCCCAATCCCCAAGCTGAGCGCCGGCTACACCGCCTTCGGGAGAACACACTTGACGGCCAGGAATCTGGGCCGACCCTGCTTTTTCCTGCTGCCGCAGGCCGGGCCGGCCCAGGAGGCGGCCCAGGGGGAGCCCGAGGAGGAGATCCTGGAGGAGGACGCGTGCAGGGTGGCCGGTACCTGCCCCTGTATGTACCCGCGCTCCTACGGGCTGAGCCTGGCGCGCGTGAGGCTCGACAGCCCGCTGTACCAGGTGGCCAATTTGCCCTGCCTGCTGGAGCCCGAGCGCCAGCCCGCTCCCCACATCGGCACCGGCTACTTCCTGATGCCCGGCTGCCTCTGTGCTTTTCACCACAAGATCAAGTACCCCATCTTGAGCCGGTGGGGCCCCCTGCTGCCCTTTTACCAGTAG